Proteins encoded in a region of the Anoxybacillus amylolyticus genome:
- the adhE gene encoding bifunctional acetaldehyde-CoA/alcohol dehydrogenase: MAVEEKVLEKKTEVAAMIDQLVANAQKALEKLRNYDQETIDKIVKEMALAGLDQHMPLAKMAVEETKRGVYEDKIIKNIFATEYIYHNIKYDKTVGIIRENLHEGIVEIAEPVGVIAGVTPVTNPTSTTMFKALISIKTRNPIIFAFHPSAQKCSSEAARVLRDAAIKAGAPEYCIQWIETPSLEATQQLMAHLGVSLILATGGAGMVKAAYSSGKPALGVGPGNVPCYIEKTANIKRAVNDLILSKTFDNGMICASEQAVIIDKEIYDQVKKEMIDNRCYFLNEEEKKKVEKLVINEDKCAVNPDIVGKPAYEIAKMAGVDVPKDTKILVAELKGVGPQYPLSREKLSPVLACYKVNSTEEGLKRCEEMLAFGGLGHSAVIHSDNQDVITQFGQRMKAGRIIVNAPSSQGAIGDIYNAYIPSLTLGCGTFGGNSVSTNVGAIHLINIKKMAKRTVNMQWFKVPPKIYFEKNSTQYLAKMPNISKAFIVTDPGMVKLGYVDKVLYYLRKRPDYVHCEIFSEVEPDPSLTTVMKGAEMMRSFQPDVIIALGGGSAMDAAKAMWLFYEHPETDFHGLKQKFLDIRKRVFKYPKLGHKAQFVAIPTTSGTGSEVTSFAVITDKENNVKYPLADYELTPDVAIIDPQFVMTLPKHVTADTGMDVLTHAIEAYVSNMANDYTDGLAMKAIQLVFEYLPRAYKNGNDEVAREKMHNASTIAGMAFANAFLGINHSLAHKLGAEFHIPHGRANTILMPHVIRYNATKPKKFTAFPKYEYFVADQRYAEIARMLGLPARTTEEGVESLIQAIIKLAKELEIPLSIEACGVSKQEFDSKVDKLAELAFEDQCTTANPKLPLVSDLADIYRQAFKGV; the protein is encoded by the coding sequence ATGGCGGTGGAAGAAAAAGTATTAGAGAAAAAGACCGAAGTGGCGGCAATGATCGACCAGCTTGTCGCAAACGCCCAAAAAGCGCTAGAAAAATTACGCAACTATGACCAAGAAACGATCGATAAAATTGTCAAAGAAATGGCGCTCGCTGGACTCGATCAGCATATGCCGTTAGCAAAAATGGCAGTAGAAGAAACAAAACGCGGTGTATATGAAGATAAAATTATTAAAAATATTTTTGCAACAGAGTATATATACCACAACATTAAATACGATAAAACCGTTGGTATTATTCGTGAAAATCTGCATGAAGGAATTGTGGAAATTGCCGAGCCAGTTGGGGTTATCGCTGGGGTGACACCAGTCACGAACCCAACATCGACTACGATGTTCAAAGCATTAATTTCTATTAAAACACGTAACCCAATTATTTTTGCCTTCCATCCATCTGCACAAAAATGTAGTAGCGAAGCAGCAAGAGTGTTGCGGGATGCGGCAATTAAAGCAGGAGCGCCAGAATATTGCATTCAATGGATTGAAACCCCTTCATTAGAAGCGACACAGCAACTCATGGCTCATCTAGGTGTTTCGCTTATTTTAGCGACTGGCGGCGCCGGAATGGTGAAAGCAGCTTACAGTTCCGGAAAACCCGCCTTAGGGGTGGGGCCTGGTAACGTGCCTTGCTATATTGAAAAAACAGCGAACATTAAACGTGCGGTAAACGACTTAATTTTATCGAAAACATTTGACAACGGAATGATTTGTGCTTCGGAACAAGCGGTCATTATCGATAAAGAAATTTACGATCAAGTGAAAAAAGAAATGATCGACAACCGTTGTTATTTCTTGAATGAAGAAGAAAAGAAAAAAGTAGAAAAATTGGTTATTAACGAAGACAAATGCGCTGTCAACCCAGACATTGTCGGAAAACCAGCATACGAAATTGCGAAAATGGCTGGTGTCGACGTACCGAAAGATACAAAAATTTTAGTGGCGGAATTAAAAGGCGTCGGACCGCAATATCCGCTTTCTCGTGAAAAACTAAGCCCAGTATTGGCTTGCTATAAAGTCAATAGCACAGAAGAAGGATTAAAACGTTGCGAAGAAATGTTAGCGTTCGGCGGATTAGGGCACTCGGCAGTTATTCATTCTGACAACCAAGATGTCATTACTCAATTTGGGCAACGGATGAAAGCAGGTCGTATTATTGTAAATGCGCCATCTTCGCAAGGGGCAATCGGTGACATTTATAACGCCTACATTCCGTCTTTAACGCTCGGCTGCGGTACGTTTGGTGGAAACTCGGTATCCACAAACGTAGGTGCGATCCATCTCATTAACATTAAGAAAATGGCGAAAAGGACGGTCAATATGCAATGGTTTAAAGTACCGCCAAAAATTTACTTCGAGAAAAACTCGACGCAATATTTGGCGAAGATGCCGAATATCTCGAAAGCATTTATCGTGACTGACCCTGGCATGGTCAAACTTGGCTATGTCGATAAAGTGCTTTACTATTTGCGGAAACGCCCAGATTACGTCCATTGTGAAATTTTCTCGGAAGTTGAACCAGATCCATCGCTTACAACGGTCATGAAAGGCGCGGAAATGATGAGAAGCTTCCAACCAGACGTCATCATCGCGCTTGGCGGTGGTTCAGCAATGGACGCAGCAAAAGCGATGTGGTTGTTCTATGAACATCCAGAAACAGACTTCCACGGATTAAAACAAAAATTCTTAGATATTCGGAAACGTGTCTTCAAATATCCGAAGCTTGGTCATAAAGCACAATTTGTGGCGATTCCGACAACGTCTGGAACAGGTTCAGAAGTGACATCGTTTGCGGTCATTACCGATAAAGAAAACAATGTAAAATATCCATTGGCAGACTATGAATTAACGCCAGACGTCGCCATCATTGACCCGCAATTTGTCATGACGTTGCCAAAACATGTAACGGCTGATACAGGAATGGACGTGTTAACACACGCGATTGAAGCATATGTGTCCAACATGGCGAACGACTATACAGACGGTCTTGCGATGAAAGCGATCCAGCTTGTATTCGAATACTTGCCAAGAGCATATAAAAACGGCAACGATGAAGTAGCTCGCGAAAAAATGCATAACGCATCGACCATTGCAGGGATGGCGTTTGCGAATGCGTTCTTAGGCATTAACCATAGCTTGGCGCACAAACTCGGTGCGGAATTCCACATTCCACACGGACGTGCGAATACGATTTTAATGCCGCACGTCATTCGCTATAACGCAACGAAGCCGAAGAAATTTACTGCCTTCCCGAAATACGAATATTTCGTAGCGGATCAGCGTTATGCGGAAATCGCAAGAATGCTCGGTTTGCCAGCAAGAACGACGGAAGAAGGCGTAGAAAGCCTCATCCAAGCGATCATTAAGTTGGCAAAAGAATTGGAAATTCCGTTAAGCATTGAAGCATGCGGTGTCAGCAAGCAAGAATTCGACAGCAAAGTCGACAAATTAGCCGAGCTTGCTTTCGAAGACCAATGTACAACAGCTAACCCGAAACTCCCGCTTGTCAGTGATTTAGCAGACATCTACCGACAAGCGTTTAAAGGAGTATAA
- the pgmB gene encoding beta-phosphoglucomutase: MSLESHNGAMMKAVIFDLDGVIADTVELYYIATKRIADEIGVPFDHRLNQQLQGMSRQAMIEVLLGEKAGEWTIEEKVKLGERRGVYYRELIEQLTPQHILPGMYSLLQHIRNDGVPVALASSSSNAFTVVERLEIRSFFDVIVNVNTIAQLKPHPEIFLTAANELGVDPRDCIAIEDGEAGIQAIKQAGMFSVGIGKHLAPLSPDWLVERTEQVTWEQLKRMVARKRTTPLT, translated from the coding sequence ATGTCGCTCGAAAGTCATAATGGTGCAATGATGAAAGCAGTTATTTTTGATTTAGATGGGGTCATTGCCGATACAGTGGAGTTATATTATATTGCCACAAAGCGGATTGCGGATGAAATTGGCGTTCCGTTTGATCATAGACTCAATCAGCAACTCCAAGGAATGAGTCGGCAGGCGATGATTGAAGTGCTGCTTGGAGAAAAAGCGGGTGAATGGACGATAGAGGAAAAAGTGAAGCTTGGCGAGCGGCGTGGGGTGTATTATCGAGAGTTAATCGAGCAGCTAACCCCGCAACATATATTGCCGGGGATGTACTCGCTCTTGCAACATATTCGTAACGACGGTGTGCCGGTCGCACTGGCATCGTCTAGTTCCAATGCATTCACCGTCGTAGAGCGCCTCGAAATTCGCTCGTTTTTTGACGTTATCGTAAATGTGAACACGATTGCGCAACTGAAGCCCCATCCGGAGATTTTTTTAACCGCAGCGAACGAGTTAGGTGTCGACCCACGTGATTGTATTGCCATTGAAGATGGAGAGGCAGGCATTCAAGCAATTAAGCAAGCGGGCATGTTTTCGGTCGGGATTGGGAAACATTTAGCCCCGCTTTCGCCAGATTGGCTTGTCGAACGGACAGAGCAAGTGACGTGGGAACAATTGAAGCGCATGGTTGCGAGAAAACGAACCACCCCTCTTACGTAA
- the pflA gene encoding pyruvate formate-lyase-activating protein — MKGFIHSIESCGTVDGPGLRYVVFMQGCLLRCQYCHNADTWEIGKGKEMTVEEIIADLQTYLSFINASGGGVTVSGGEPLLQIDFLIALFKECKKFGIHTAIDSSGGCYTTEETFQRKLDELLQYTDLILLDLKHIDEKKHRKLTGKTNTHILQFAKLLSEKRIPVWIRHVLVPTITDDPDDLRRLATFIRTLNNVEKIEILPYHKLGVYKWKELGITYPLEGIEPPSEESVQLAYSILHEATPLT, encoded by the coding sequence ATGAAAGGATTTATTCATTCGATTGAATCATGTGGTACGGTTGACGGCCCTGGCCTTCGCTACGTTGTCTTTATGCAAGGCTGTTTATTACGTTGCCAATATTGCCATAACGCCGATACGTGGGAAATAGGCAAAGGAAAAGAAATGACGGTCGAGGAAATTATCGCTGACTTACAGACGTATCTTTCATTTATTAACGCATCCGGTGGCGGCGTTACCGTGAGCGGTGGCGAACCGTTACTTCAAATCGATTTTTTAATCGCCCTATTTAAAGAATGCAAAAAGTTTGGCATTCATACGGCCATTGATTCCTCTGGCGGCTGTTACACAACGGAAGAGACATTTCAACGAAAATTAGACGAATTGCTTCAATATACGGATTTAATTTTGCTCGATTTAAAACATATCGACGAAAAAAAACATCGCAAACTGACTGGGAAAACGAACACCCATATTTTACAGTTTGCCAAGCTCTTATCCGAAAAACGGATACCGGTTTGGATTCGCCACGTGCTCGTTCCGACGATTACCGATGATCCAGACGATTTGCGCCGGCTTGCCACGTTTATTCGGACATTGAACAATGTAGAGAAAATTGAAATTCTCCCTTATCATAAATTAGGAGTATATAAATGGAAGGAACTCGGGATTACTTATCCGCTCGAAGGAATTGAACCGCCTTCTGAAGAAAGCGTCCAACTGGCGTACAGCATTTTGCACGAAGCCACCCCTCTTACGTAA
- the pflB gene encoding formate C-acetyltransferase, giving the protein MEQIVLPKTSLDPWRNFKGSKWKKEIDVRDFILNNVTVYYGDESFLEGPTEATKQLWKQVMELSKQEREKGGVLDMDTEIVSTITSHQPGYLNKSLEKVVGFQTDKPFKRSLMPFGGIRMAEQSCEAYGYQVSDEVKKIFTQYRKTHNQGVFDAYTDEMKAARKAGIITGLPDAYGRGRIIGDYRRVALYGVDRLIEEKKKDLRNTGARTMSEDIIRLREELSEQIRALQELKQMALSYGYDVSEPARNAREAFQWLYFAYLAAIKEQNGAAMSLGRVSTFLDIYIERDLQEGILTEKEAQELVDHFVMKLRLVKFARTPEYNELFSGDPTWVTESIGGVAIDGRPLVTKNSFRFLHTLDNLGPAPEPNLTVLWSKQLPEGFKEYCAKMSIKTSSIQYENDDLMRAEFGDDYGIACCVSAMRIGKQMQFFGARANLAKALLYAINGGVDEKLKIQVGPEFAPITSEYLDYEEVMRKYDQVLEWLAELYINTLNIIHYMHDKYCYERIEMALHDTHILRTMATGIAGLSVVADSLSAIKYAKVKTIRDEKGLAVDFETEGDFPKYGNNDDRVDSIAVDIVERFMTKLKKHKTYRDSKHTTSILTITSNVVYGKKTGNTPDGRRAGEPFAPGANPLHGRDTKGALASLSSVAKLPYEHALDGISNTFSIVPKALGKDEQTRVRNLVAILDGYAEKGGHHLNINVFTRETLLDAMEHPEKYPQLTIRVSGYAVNFIKLTREQQIDVINRTFHESM; this is encoded by the coding sequence ATGGAACAAATCGTTCTACCAAAAACTTCATTGGATCCGTGGCGAAACTTTAAAGGATCGAAATGGAAAAAGGAAATTGACGTCCGTGATTTTATTTTAAACAACGTCACTGTGTACTATGGAGATGAATCGTTTTTAGAAGGACCGACAGAAGCAACGAAACAGCTATGGAAACAAGTGATGGAATTATCGAAACAGGAGCGGGAAAAAGGTGGGGTTCTTGATATGGACACCGAAATCGTTTCAACGATTACTTCCCATCAACCTGGCTACTTAAACAAATCGCTAGAGAAAGTAGTCGGCTTCCAAACCGATAAACCTTTTAAACGTTCGCTTATGCCGTTTGGCGGCATTCGCATGGCGGAACAATCGTGCGAAGCTTACGGCTACCAAGTGAGCGATGAAGTGAAAAAGATTTTTACACAATACCGCAAAACGCATAACCAAGGCGTATTTGACGCTTACACAGATGAAATGAAAGCGGCGCGCAAAGCAGGGATCATTACCGGTCTTCCTGACGCATACGGACGCGGTCGCATCATCGGCGACTATCGCCGTGTCGCGTTATACGGCGTTGACCGTTTAATCGAAGAGAAAAAGAAAGATTTGCGCAACACCGGTGCGCGCACGATGAGCGAAGATATTATTCGGCTGCGCGAAGAACTATCGGAACAAATTCGCGCACTTCAAGAATTAAAACAAATGGCGTTAAGCTACGGCTACGATGTTTCCGAACCGGCGCGCAACGCTCGCGAAGCGTTCCAATGGCTCTATTTCGCGTATCTTGCAGCGATTAAAGAACAAAACGGTGCGGCAATGAGCTTAGGTCGCGTATCGACGTTCCTTGACATTTATATCGAACGCGACTTGCAAGAAGGTATCTTAACAGAAAAAGAAGCGCAAGAACTCGTCGACCATTTCGTCATGAAATTGCGCCTTGTTAAATTCGCAAGAACACCAGAATATAATGAACTATTCAGCGGCGACCCAACATGGGTAACAGAATCGATCGGTGGTGTGGCGATTGACGGCCGTCCCCTTGTGACGAAAAACTCGTTCCGTTTTCTTCATACGCTTGACAACTTAGGTCCTGCGCCAGAGCCAAACTTAACGGTTCTTTGGTCGAAACAATTGCCAGAAGGCTTTAAAGAATATTGCGCGAAAATGTCGATTAAAACAAGTTCCATCCAATACGAAAACGACGATTTAATGCGCGCAGAATTCGGTGACGATTATGGCATCGCCTGCTGCGTATCGGCGATGCGAATCGGCAAACAAATGCAGTTTTTCGGCGCGCGGGCAAACCTTGCGAAAGCGTTACTATACGCGATTAACGGTGGTGTCGACGAAAAATTAAAAATCCAAGTTGGTCCGGAATTTGCCCCAATTACATCGGAATACTTAGACTATGAAGAAGTAATGCGTAAATATGACCAAGTGTTAGAATGGCTCGCTGAACTTTACATTAATACACTTAACATTATTCATTACATGCACGATAAATATTGCTATGAGCGGATTGAAATGGCGCTTCACGATACGCACATTTTACGCACAATGGCAACCGGTATCGCTGGATTGTCCGTTGTCGCGGACTCCTTAAGTGCCATTAAATATGCGAAAGTAAAAACAATCCGCGATGAAAAAGGCTTAGCTGTTGACTTTGAAACGGAAGGCGACTTCCCGAAATACGGTAACAATGACGACCGCGTCGATTCGATTGCTGTCGACATTGTCGAACGGTTTATGACCAAATTAAAAAAGCATAAAACATATCGTGATTCCAAACATACGACATCCATTTTAACGATTACATCGAACGTCGTATACGGCAAAAAAACAGGGAATACACCAGATGGCCGCCGTGCAGGTGAGCCGTTCGCACCTGGTGCAAACCCATTGCATGGCCGCGATACGAAAGGGGCGTTAGCTTCGTTAAGCTCTGTCGCGAAATTGCCTTATGAACATGCGCTAGACGGCATTTCGAACACGTTCTCGATCGTGCCAAAAGCGCTTGGAAAAGATGAACAAACTCGAGTTCGTAACCTTGTCGCGATTTTAGACGGCTATGCGGAAAAAGGCGGACACCATCTCAACATTAACGTCTTTACCCGCGAAACGTTGTTAGATGCTATGGAGCATCCAGAAAAATATCCGCAATTAACGATTCGTGTTTCTGGATATGCGGTAAACTTTATTAAATTGACGCGCGAACAACAAATTGATGTCATTAACCGCACGTTCCACGAAAGCATGTAA
- a CDS encoding branched-chain amino acid ABC transporter substrate-binding protein: MVLKKTLSILATTTLAVGILAGCSGGQKNDTANNGGNGGGGGGSNVIKIATQTPLSGGSATLGESIKLGAQLALEEQQANFEKLGFKLELVPYDDQGDPKKGVANAQLIGADKQVFGVVGHLNSGVAIPSSEIYEKYSIPMVSPANTATDVTDRGLKTVNRICARDDFQGPAGAKFAVEKLGAKKIFIIQDKTAYGTGLAEAFKKGAEELGAQILGFEGITVGEKDFNGVLNQVLAKKPDLIYFGGLYTEGGLLIKQARDKGITVPIMGGDGLDSSTLVQIAGDAVKNTYMTSAAGLTTVTDAGKQFAEKYKQKFGKEIESYSAYGYDAMGVLLKGLENAIKANGNKLPTRQQVAEEVRKVQDYQGVVTKVSFDEKGDNKYAKIYIYKFDEAKYPAKLEDEVSKQ; the protein is encoded by the coding sequence ATGGTCTTAAAGAAAACACTTTCCATTCTTGCAACAACGACACTGGCAGTCGGTATTTTAGCCGGATGCTCAGGCGGTCAGAAAAACGACACTGCCAATAACGGTGGGAACGGTGGCGGCGGTGGCGGCAGCAACGTTATTAAAATTGCGACGCAAACTCCGCTTTCGGGTGGAAGTGCGACGTTGGGCGAATCAATTAAGCTCGGTGCGCAATTGGCGTTGGAAGAACAACAAGCAAACTTTGAAAAGCTTGGCTTTAAGTTAGAGCTTGTTCCATATGACGACCAAGGTGACCCGAAAAAAGGGGTAGCGAATGCGCAGTTAATTGGCGCTGATAAACAAGTATTTGGTGTTGTTGGTCACTTAAACTCCGGCGTAGCGATTCCATCGTCAGAAATTTATGAAAAGTACAGCATTCCAATGGTCTCTCCAGCAAATACAGCAACAGACGTAACAGACCGCGGCCTAAAAACCGTCAACCGCATTTGTGCCCGTGATGATTTCCAAGGACCTGCAGGCGCGAAATTCGCTGTTGAAAAACTTGGCGCGAAGAAAATCTTTATCATTCAAGACAAAACCGCTTACGGTACTGGTTTAGCGGAAGCGTTTAAAAAAGGGGCAGAAGAACTTGGCGCGCAAATTCTTGGCTTTGAGGGAATTACCGTTGGGGAAAAAGACTTTAACGGCGTCTTGAACCAAGTATTGGCGAAAAAGCCTGACTTAATCTACTTCGGTGGTCTTTACACAGAAGGTGGTTTATTAATTAAACAAGCGCGCGATAAAGGAATTACTGTTCCGATTATGGGTGGCGACGGACTAGACTCTTCGACACTTGTCCAAATCGCTGGCGATGCGGTGAAAAATACGTACATGACTTCAGCTGCTGGTTTAACAACGGTAACAGATGCAGGAAAACAATTTGCGGAAAAATATAAGCAAAAATTTGGTAAAGAAATCGAGTCTTATTCAGCATATGGTTATGATGCGATGGGCGTATTGCTAAAAGGGCTTGAAAATGCGATTAAAGCAAACGGCAACAAACTTCCAACGCGTCAACAAGTAGCAGAAGAAGTTCGCAAAGTACAAGATTACCAAGGGGTTGTTACGAAAGTAAGCTTTGATGAAAAAGGCGACAACAAATACGCAAAAATTTACATCTACAAGTTTGATGAAGCGAAATATCCGGCTAAGTTAGAGGACGAAGTGAGCAAACAATAA
- a CDS encoding branched-chain amino acid ABC transporter permease: MINEVLHTLPQVLIDGLTLGAVYAIVALGYTMVYGILELINFAHGEIFMTGAFVGTAILLTFAGFGWLASMPALVALVLVLVVTSVVTGLLGMGIERVAYRPLRNAPKLITLITAIGVSFLLQDIVRFIAELKNGNYILTGPSLFSGQIGIKASSISSIFNDASVKSSFFIVLIVAVIMMVTLDFFVNKTKWGMAMRAVAQDRETAALMSVNVNKVIALTFFIGSALGGATGVLFAIQYGTIDPYIGFILGLKAFTAAVLGGIGNIRGAMFGGILLGVMEMFAAANLPVVSHGVLGAEYKDVFAFAILIIVLIFKPEGLFGKVSVEKV, encoded by the coding sequence ATGATCAATGAAGTGTTGCATACGTTGCCGCAAGTGTTAATTGATGGGTTAACGCTCGGAGCTGTTTATGCGATTGTCGCATTAGGATATACGATGGTATATGGGATTTTGGAGCTGATTAACTTTGCCCACGGGGAAATCTTTATGACGGGGGCATTTGTAGGAACGGCGATTTTATTGACGTTTGCAGGATTCGGCTGGTTGGCGTCCATGCCAGCGCTCGTAGCACTTGTTTTAGTGCTTGTGGTTACGTCGGTAGTTACCGGTTTGCTTGGGATGGGAATTGAACGAGTGGCATATCGTCCGTTGCGCAATGCACCGAAGTTAATCACGTTAATTACAGCAATTGGCGTTTCGTTTTTGCTTCAAGATATCGTTCGTTTTATCGCAGAATTGAAAAACGGCAACTACATTTTAACGGGACCAAGCTTGTTTAGCGGGCAAATTGGGATTAAAGCTTCCTCTATTTCGTCGATATTTAACGATGCATCGGTCAAATCTTCGTTTTTTATCGTGTTAATTGTAGCGGTCATTATGATGGTGACGTTGGACTTCTTCGTCAATAAAACAAAATGGGGAATGGCGATGCGTGCTGTGGCGCAAGACCGGGAAACAGCGGCGTTAATGTCGGTAAACGTGAATAAAGTCATCGCTCTTACATTTTTTATTGGTTCTGCATTAGGAGGAGCAACAGGTGTATTGTTTGCGATCCAATACGGGACGATTGATCCGTATATCGGGTTTATTCTAGGATTAAAAGCTTTCACGGCTGCCGTTTTGGGTGGAATCGGCAACATTCGTGGAGCGATGTTTGGCGGTATTTTGCTAGGGGTTATGGAAATGTTTGCGGCGGCGAACTTGCCAGTCGTTTCACACGGAGTGCTTGGTGCAGAGTATAAAGACGTATTTGCTTTTGCGATTTTAATTATCGTATTAATTTTCAAGCCAGAAGGACTCTTCGGAAAAGTGTCAGTAGAGAAAGTGTAG
- a CDS encoding branched-chain amino acid ABC transporter permease, whose protein sequence is MKNWLHTIQQNKRLQAIIVGLYIVVTFFSLYLAQKSVVAFLLLLSSLLLLYFTTFSNRVKWLIGGVVMVVLLPLAASQGEAYQSYMEVATLVGIYIAMALGLNIVVGMAGLLDLGFVAFFALGAYTYGIFATGQANNFMPFGHYPLSGESFWVFIFIGCFVAALFGILLGVPVLRVKGDYLAIVTLGFGEIIRIIFNNLDKPVNITNGAMGLASVQPPRLFGIDFMYPSQFYYIVLVILITVIFAVRRLEFSKIGRAWKAVRENEIAAQAMGIHLVKTKLMAFAVGASFSGMMGVVFAAKQTFVDPTSFTLLESITILVMVILGGMGSVPGVILGAALVTILNLQVLTELTNWLNQLSLNGVINVPDALSPAKMQRFIFGVILILFALYRPQGLLPAKNPVFDEKELKDADKLVNAGVQKEVPQNVHLDS, encoded by the coding sequence ATGAAAAATTGGCTCCATACGATCCAACAAAACAAGCGCCTTCAGGCTATCATCGTTGGCTTATACATCGTCGTTACGTTTTTTAGCTTATATTTGGCACAAAAATCAGTCGTTGCGTTTTTGCTTTTATTGTCGTCGTTATTGCTTCTTTATTTCACAACGTTTTCTAATCGCGTAAAATGGCTCATTGGCGGGGTAGTGATGGTTGTCTTGCTGCCGCTTGCCGCTAGCCAAGGGGAAGCGTATCAGTCGTATATGGAAGTTGCGACATTAGTCGGTATTTATATCGCGATGGCGCTCGGGTTAAACATTGTTGTCGGGATGGCAGGGCTTTTGGACTTAGGGTTTGTGGCGTTTTTTGCGCTCGGTGCTTACACGTACGGAATTTTTGCGACCGGTCAGGCGAACAACTTTATGCCTTTTGGTCATTATCCGTTATCCGGTGAGAGCTTCTGGGTATTTATTTTCATCGGCTGCTTTGTCGCAGCACTGTTCGGTATTTTGCTCGGGGTGCCAGTATTGCGGGTAAAAGGCGACTACTTAGCGATTGTTACGCTAGGGTTCGGGGAAATTATCCGTATTATTTTTAACAACTTGGACAAGCCAGTAAATATTACAAACGGTGCGATGGGGCTTGCATCTGTTCAACCACCGCGTTTGTTTGGCATTGATTTTATGTATCCAAGCCAATTTTACTACATTGTATTAGTAATTTTAATTACTGTTATTTTCGCCGTGCGACGTCTTGAATTTTCAAAAATCGGCCGCGCATGGAAAGCGGTACGAGAAAATGAGATCGCTGCACAGGCGATGGGCATTCACCTTGTGAAAACAAAGCTTATGGCGTTTGCGGTTGGTGCTTCGTTCTCAGGAATGATGGGCGTTGTGTTTGCAGCAAAACAAACATTCGTTGACCCGACAAGCTTTACGTTGCTTGAATCGATTACGATTCTGGTCATGGTTATTTTAGGAGGAATGGGCAGTGTGCCGGGCGTTATTCTTGGGGCAGCACTTGTAACGATTTTGAACTTGCAGGTGTTGACGGAATTGACGAACTGGCTGAACCAATTGAGCTTAAATGGGGTTATTAACGTTCCAGATGCACTTTCTCCGGCAAAAATGCAGCGGTTTATTTTCGGGGTCATTTTAATTCTTTTTGCCCTTTACCGGCCGCAAGGGTTGTTGCCGGCGAAAAACCCTGTCTTTGATGAAAAAGAACTAAAGGATGCAGACAAACTAGTCAACGCCGGCGTACAGAAGGAGGTGCCCCAAAATGTCCATCTTGACAGTTAA
- a CDS encoding ABC transporter ATP-binding protein, which yields MSILTVKNLTKQFGGLVANSNIDMEVQKGSITAVIGPNGAGKTTFFNMVTGVYQPTSGEILLNNESIVGLKPHQVTKKGIARTFQNIRLFGAITVLENVMVGMHNHLRGGLFSTVLSLPRVRKEEKEARREAYRLLEYVGLESFYNEEASSLPYGAQRKLEIARALATKPKVLLLDEPAAGMNPKETSELTKLIYNMREELDLTIVLIEHDMKLVMEISEHIVVLDHGEKIAEGTPDDIRNNEKVIEAYLGKGAATTA from the coding sequence ATGTCCATCTTGACAGTTAAAAATTTAACGAAACAGTTTGGCGGGCTTGTCGCCAATAGTAATATCGACATGGAAGTGCAAAAAGGATCGATTACGGCAGTCATCGGTCCGAACGGTGCTGGAAAGACGACATTTTTTAACATGGTTACTGGCGTCTATCAACCAACGAGTGGCGAGATTTTATTAAATAATGAATCGATTGTCGGATTGAAGCCGCATCAAGTGACGAAAAAAGGGATTGCCCGCACGTTTCAAAACATCCGTTTATTCGGCGCAATTACCGTATTGGAAAACGTCATGGTTGGCATGCATAACCATCTGCGCGGCGGATTGTTTAGTACGGTGTTGAGTTTGCCGCGTGTGCGAAAAGAAGAAAAAGAAGCGCGGCGCGAAGCATATCGCCTCCTTGAATATGTTGGGTTAGAATCGTTCTATAACGAAGAAGCAAGCAGCTTGCCGTACGGAGCGCAGCGGAAATTAGAAATTGCCCGCGCGCTTGCAACGAAGCCGAAAGTGTTGTTGCTTGACGAGCCGGCGGCTGGCATGAACCCAAAAGAAACGAGCGAATTGACAAAGCTCATTTATAATATGCGCGAAGAATTGGATTTAACGATTGTCTTAATTGAACACGACATGAAGCTTGTCATGGAAATTTCCGAGCATATTGTCGTATTAGACCATGGGGAAAAAATTGCCGAAGGGACACCTGATGACATACGCAATAACGAGAAAGTGATTGAAGCTTATTTAGGAAAAGGTGCTGCTACAACGGCTTAA